From a region of the Mycolicibacterium sp. MU0050 genome:
- a CDS encoding redoxin NrdH produces MSVTVYTKPACVQCNATYKALDKQGIAYEVVDISLDSEARDYVMALGYLQAPVVVAGDEHWSGFRPDRIKALAGAAAEIA; encoded by the coding sequence ATGAGCGTCACCGTGTACACCAAGCCCGCCTGCGTGCAGTGCAACGCCACCTACAAGGCGCTGGACAAGCAGGGCATCGCCTATGAGGTCGTCGACATCAGCCTGGACAGCGAGGCCCGGGATTACGTGATGGCCCTGGGCTACCTGCAGGCGCCCGTCGTCGTCGCCGGCGACGAGCACTGGTCGGGCTTCCGGCCGGACCGGATCAAGGCGCTGGCGGGAGCTGCCGCGGAGATCGCTTGA
- a CDS encoding NADPH-dependent FMN reductase translates to MVETAETTADVKVLVLVGSLRAESVNRQIAELAVANAPKGVTLTIHEGLDEVPFYNEDIDAEPLPAAAAALREAALGAHAVLAVTPENNGTVPAVLKNAIDWLSRPYGNSPIKDKPVAVIGAALGRYGGSWAHDDGRKSFGIAGGAPVEEISLSVSTREFDGRHPGDSAEFVDRVRAAVQRLTAEVVEVAAAT, encoded by the coding sequence ATGGTCGAGACGGCTGAGACGACAGCGGATGTGAAGGTGTTGGTGCTGGTGGGAAGCTTGCGAGCGGAGTCGGTGAACCGGCAGATCGCAGAGCTGGCCGTGGCCAATGCGCCCAAGGGCGTCACGCTGACCATCCACGAGGGGCTCGACGAGGTGCCGTTCTACAACGAGGACATCGACGCCGAGCCGTTGCCGGCCGCCGCGGCGGCGCTGCGGGAGGCGGCGCTGGGCGCCCATGCGGTGCTGGCGGTGACGCCGGAGAACAACGGGACCGTTCCGGCAGTGCTCAAGAACGCGATCGACTGGCTGTCCCGGCCGTACGGCAACAGCCCCATCAAGGACAAGCCCGTCGCCGTGATCGGCGCGGCGCTGGGTCGCTACGGCGGCAGCTGGGCGCATGACGACGGGCGCAAGTCCTTCGGCATCGCCGGCGGTGCCCCGGTCGAGGAAATTTCGCTGTCGGTGTCGACCAGGGAGTTCGACGGCCGGCATCCGGGGGACAGTGCCGAGTTCGTGGACCGGGTGCGCGCGGCCGTACAGCGCCTGACCGCCGAGGTTGTCGAGGTGGCCGCCGCCACTTAG
- a CDS encoding helix-turn-helix domain-containing protein: MPAERGDAARNRIRLLDAARRLIAEHGADAVTMDDIAAAAGVGKGTLFRRFGSRAGLMMVLLDEDERASQQAFLFGPPPLGPGAAPLDRLVAFGRERIRFAHSHHALLSAASRDPQARSTSVMLLLRRHIRVLLETAETTGDLDAQTDALMALLAADYVEHRIGTDGLTVEQVGDAWESLARKLCGR; this comes from the coding sequence ATGCCCGCCGAACGCGGGGACGCCGCTCGCAACCGCATCCGGTTGCTCGATGCGGCCCGCCGCCTGATCGCCGAACACGGCGCCGACGCCGTCACCATGGACGACATCGCCGCGGCCGCCGGGGTGGGCAAGGGCACGCTGTTTCGCCGGTTCGGCAGCCGCGCCGGCCTGATGATGGTCCTGCTCGACGAGGATGAACGCGCCAGCCAGCAGGCGTTCCTGTTCGGCCCGCCGCCGCTGGGCCCGGGCGCCGCGCCGCTGGATAGGCTGGTCGCGTTCGGCCGCGAGCGGATCCGGTTCGCCCATTCCCACCACGCGCTGCTCTCGGCCGCCAGCCGCGACCCGCAGGCACGCTCCACCTCGGTGATGCTGCTCCTGCGCCGCCACATCCGGGTCCTGCTGGAGACGGCCGAGACCACTGGCGATCTCGACGCGCAGACCGATGCCCTGATGGCGCTGCTGGCCGCGGACTACGTCGAGCACCGGATCGGCACGGACGGACTGACCGTCGAACAGGTGGGTGACGCGTGGGAGAGTCTGGCCCGCAAGCTGTGCGGCCGCTGA
- a CDS encoding DNA polymerase IV, giving the protein MTTAASGSPETGPPRWVLHVDLDQFLAAVELRRRPDLIGTPVIVGGNGDPTEARKVVTCASYEAREFGVHAGMPLRAAARRCPEATFLPADPDAYDAASEAVMGLLRDLGHPCEVWGWDEAYLGARTEDPVELAQRVKTLIAGQTGLSCSVGISDNKQRAKVATGFAKPDGVFVLTDANWMDLMAQRAVDALWGVGPKTTKRLAALGITTVGELAAADAETLTATFGPSTGLWILLLAKGGGDDTVSSQPWVPRSRSHAVTFPTDLTDRDEIDAAVTELTRRTLEEVVADGRVVTRVAVTVRTSTFYTRTKIRKLAAPSTETAVICRTALAVLDQFDLGRPVRLLGVQLELQPPA; this is encoded by the coding sequence CTGACCACGGCAGCGTCGGGCAGCCCGGAGACCGGGCCGCCGCGCTGGGTCCTGCACGTCGACCTCGACCAGTTCCTCGCCGCGGTGGAGTTGCGCCGACGGCCCGACCTGATCGGCACCCCGGTGATCGTCGGCGGGAACGGTGACCCCACCGAGGCCCGCAAAGTGGTGACGTGCGCGTCCTACGAGGCGCGCGAATTCGGGGTGCATGCCGGCATGCCGTTGCGCGCCGCGGCCCGACGCTGCCCGGAGGCCACCTTCCTACCCGCCGACCCCGACGCCTACGACGCCGCCTCCGAGGCGGTGATGGGACTGCTGCGCGACCTCGGGCATCCCTGCGAGGTCTGGGGCTGGGACGAGGCCTACCTCGGCGCCCGCACCGAGGACCCGGTCGAGTTGGCACAGCGGGTGAAGACGCTGATCGCCGGTCAGACCGGACTGTCCTGTTCGGTCGGGATCAGCGACAACAAGCAGCGCGCCAAGGTCGCCACCGGGTTCGCCAAACCCGACGGCGTGTTCGTGCTCACCGACGCCAATTGGATGGACCTGATGGCCCAGCGTGCGGTCGACGCACTGTGGGGGGTGGGGCCCAAGACCACCAAACGACTTGCGGCCCTGGGCATCACCACCGTCGGTGAGCTTGCGGCCGCCGACGCGGAGACCCTCACCGCCACCTTCGGCCCGTCCACCGGCCTGTGGATCCTGCTGCTGGCCAAGGGCGGCGGCGACGACACGGTCAGCTCGCAACCCTGGGTGCCGCGGTCCCGCAGTCATGCGGTGACGTTCCCCACCGATCTCACCGACCGCGACGAGATCGATGCCGCAGTCACCGAATTGACCCGACGCACGCTCGAGGAGGTGGTCGCCGACGGCCGCGTCGTCACCCGGGTGGCGGTGACCGTCCGAACCAGCACCTTCTACACCCGCACCAAGATCCGCAAGCTCGCCGCCCCCAGCACCGAGACGGCGGTGATCTGCCGGACCGCGCTGGCCGTGCTCGATCAATTCGACCTGGGCCGGCCGGTGCGCCTCCTCGGCGTCCAGCTGGAACTGCAGCCGCCCGCCTAA
- a CDS encoding neutral zinc metallopeptidase: protein MGKRRHRILARTVALAAVATTVAAGCSVSTEGSAVSPLYDPYRVGGLPAVDGPSGARPDAPRPVGKVYGTDKGDIDTLALLAVNDIEEFWSQHYREPFAGKFRRVNRLISYDAEDRDSPLVCGSSPYGQPNAFFCPRDRSIAWDRGVLLPIGVKYFGPMSVVGLVAHEYGHALQYMAELVDRDTAPVVREQQADCFAGVYIRHVAEGNSRRFQIDTADGLSHVLASLIAIRDPVMGPDDDQMFEFGHGTAVDRVTAFQTGFVQGLDACAAIDLRDVEERRGELPMSLGEGRDGALETGEAPINERTLTVLFEGLNQIYEPTQAPQLVFASAPEDHRCSDAEATAPASYCPATNTVTVDVDALRTLGEAGDERTNAVLLQGDNTALSIVVSRYLLAVQKERGVALRSAATALRTACLTGVAQRHLSEPIELPSGEKLWLTAGDVDEAAAGLLTNGRAATDVDGGTVPAGFTRIVAFRSGLVGHADGETCYQRFG from the coding sequence ATGGGCAAGCGCAGGCATCGGATCCTGGCGCGGACGGTCGCGCTGGCCGCGGTCGCGACCACCGTGGCGGCCGGCTGTTCGGTCAGTACCGAGGGCTCGGCCGTGTCGCCGCTCTATGACCCCTATCGGGTCGGCGGTCTGCCGGCGGTGGACGGCCCCAGCGGGGCCCGACCCGACGCCCCCCGGCCCGTGGGCAAGGTGTACGGCACCGACAAGGGCGACATCGACACCCTGGCGCTGCTGGCCGTCAACGACATCGAGGAATTCTGGTCGCAGCACTACCGCGAGCCGTTCGCCGGGAAGTTCCGCCGGGTCAACCGGCTGATCTCCTATGACGCCGAGGACCGCGACAGCCCGCTGGTCTGCGGCAGTAGCCCGTACGGTCAGCCCAACGCGTTCTTCTGCCCCCGAGACCGCTCGATCGCCTGGGACCGCGGTGTCCTGCTGCCGATCGGGGTGAAGTACTTCGGCCCGATGTCGGTGGTCGGCCTGGTGGCCCACGAGTACGGGCACGCCCTGCAGTACATGGCCGAACTCGTCGACCGCGACACCGCGCCCGTGGTACGTGAACAGCAGGCGGACTGCTTCGCCGGCGTGTACATCCGGCATGTCGCAGAAGGGAATTCGCGCCGGTTCCAGATCGACACCGCCGACGGCCTGAGCCACGTCCTGGCCAGTCTGATCGCCATCCGCGACCCCGTCATGGGTCCCGACGATGACCAGATGTTCGAGTTCGGTCACGGCACCGCGGTGGACCGGGTCACGGCATTCCAGACCGGCTTCGTCCAGGGTCTCGACGCGTGCGCCGCCATCGATCTGCGCGACGTCGAGGAGCGCCGCGGGGAGCTGCCCATGAGTCTGGGGGAGGGCCGCGACGGCGCGCTGGAGACCGGCGAGGCCCCGATCAACGAGCGGACCCTGACGGTGTTGTTCGAGGGGCTCAACCAGATCTACGAACCGACGCAGGCGCCGCAGCTGGTATTCGCCTCCGCGCCCGAGGATCACCGCTGCTCCGACGCCGAGGCCACCGCGCCCGCGTCCTACTGCCCGGCCACCAACACCGTCACCGTCGACGTCGATGCGCTGCGCACCCTGGGCGAGGCCGGCGACGAGCGAACCAATGCGGTTCTGCTGCAAGGCGATAACACCGCCCTGTCCATCGTGGTGTCGCGGTATCTGCTGGCGGTGCAGAAGGAGCGCGGCGTGGCGCTGCGGTCGGCGGCGACGGCGCTGCGCACCGCGTGCCTGACCGGGGTGGCCCAGCGGCACCTCAGCGAACCGATCGAGCTGCCGTCGGGCGAGAAGCTCTGGCTGACGGCCGGGGACGTCGACGAGGCGGCGGCCGGGTTGTTGACCAACGGCCGGGCCGCCACCGATGTCGACGGCGGCACCGTGCCCGCCGGGTTCACCAGGATCGTGGCGTTCCGGTCCGGGTTGGTCGGCCACGCCGACGGCGAGACCTGCTACCAGCGCTTCGGTTAG
- a CDS encoding sensor domain-containing protein, with protein sequence MNRSSLPVTGTAVAGAAVVATMVFGAAPAAALTGPARGADSTPTFTYVSQLESLLPTAQQLGRITGASAPMRLVGSGTELSNTTGTLEPAACVGAFEPGRRAAYPGVEPSAVAIQIVTDGKPGRARHFVHQVVLSVADAQTATEQLRESTRTWSSCGGQPLRYTNKAGEVAQWLLDDAELLRGETLLVQGQTGDNVVCERALTTAAGKTGPVIADVLACDLGGRNATGQAQRIALTIADNVTPSS encoded by the coding sequence ATGAACCGCAGCTCCCTTCCCGTCACCGGCACCGCCGTCGCCGGCGCGGCCGTCGTGGCCACCATGGTCTTCGGCGCCGCACCGGCCGCCGCCCTGACCGGGCCGGCCCGCGGGGCCGACTCGACGCCGACGTTCACCTACGTCTCGCAACTGGAGTCGCTCCTGCCCACCGCGCAGCAACTCGGCCGCATCACCGGGGCGTCGGCACCCATGCGGCTGGTGGGGTCCGGGACCGAGCTCAGCAACACCACCGGGACGTTGGAGCCGGCCGCCTGCGTCGGCGCCTTCGAGCCGGGCAGGCGGGCGGCCTACCCGGGCGTCGAGCCCAGCGCGGTCGCCATCCAGATCGTGACCGACGGCAAGCCCGGCCGCGCGCGGCACTTCGTGCATCAGGTGGTGCTCAGCGTCGCCGACGCCCAGACCGCAACCGAGCAGCTGCGGGAGTCCACCCGCACCTGGTCGAGCTGTGGCGGCCAACCGCTGCGCTACACCAACAAGGCGGGCGAGGTGGCCCAATGGCTCCTCGACGACGCCGAATTGCTCCGGGGCGAAACGCTTTTGGTCCAGGGACAGACCGGTGACAACGTGGTCTGTGAACGCGCGCTGACCACCGCCGCCGGCAAGACGGGCCCGGTCATCGCCGACGTGCTGGCCTGCGATCTGGGCGGCCGCAACGCCACCGGTCAGGCCCAGCGGATCGCGCTGACCATCGCCGACAACGTCACACCCAGCAGCTGA
- a CDS encoding sensor domain-containing protein — translation MNAPLPSFAGHEKTVRIAPRGAQDAGPAPSWHPAPPPNWPAHPGVPPWQPPPPRPGGRRTLWVALSASVALGAALIGTVVAVTGDDGGAAPAPTAAADTTPDATTPPEPVDPVPVSALAGLLPTPSEAAAIAGSATMIGTPGTDGRIYESMADEPLVDAECTSLMSGERLAYRGSGFTASRQQFLLGEGPVRKVVQTVVSFSDAAGAQRHVTDTAGTWRACENRTVNLSVVGTDPVYWSVVGVKESDGTLAATKIEEGGGGWVCRNGMAARNNVVIDFAICGVDVPESVVPAFVDKVASKIEGIGS, via the coding sequence ATGAACGCACCCCTGCCCAGCTTTGCCGGCCACGAGAAGACGGTGCGCATCGCGCCCCGCGGCGCGCAGGACGCGGGCCCGGCGCCGTCATGGCACCCGGCCCCGCCACCGAACTGGCCCGCCCACCCCGGGGTGCCGCCGTGGCAACCCCCACCGCCGCGCCCGGGCGGGCGACGCACGTTGTGGGTCGCCCTGTCGGCCTCGGTGGCGTTGGGGGCGGCCCTGATCGGCACCGTCGTCGCGGTCACGGGCGACGACGGCGGTGCGGCGCCGGCACCCACCGCAGCCGCCGACACCACGCCGGACGCGACAACCCCGCCCGAGCCGGTGGACCCGGTGCCGGTCTCGGCGCTGGCCGGATTGCTGCCCACCCCGTCTGAAGCCGCGGCGATCGCAGGATCGGCCACCATGATCGGCACCCCCGGCACCGACGGCAGGATCTACGAGTCGATGGCCGACGAACCCCTGGTCGACGCCGAGTGCACCTCGCTGATGTCCGGAGAGCGACTGGCCTACCGCGGCAGCGGCTTCACCGCCTCGCGACAGCAGTTCCTCCTCGGTGAGGGGCCGGTGCGCAAGGTGGTCCAGACCGTGGTGTCGTTCTCCGACGCCGCCGGCGCGCAACGACATGTGACGGATACCGCCGGCACGTGGCGGGCGTGCGAGAACCGAACCGTCAACCTGTCGGTCGTCGGCACGGACCCCGTCTACTGGTCCGTGGTCGGCGTCAAGGAATCCGATGGCACTCTGGCGGCCACCAAGATCGAGGAGGGCGGTGGCGGCTGGGTGTGCCGCAACGGCATGGCCGCGCGCAACAACGTCGTCATCGACTTCGCGATCTGCGGCGTCGACGTGCCGGAGTCGGTGGTGCCGGCGTTCGTCGACAAGGTGGCGAGCAAGATCGAGGGCATCGGGAGTTGA
- a CDS encoding AAA family ATPase translates to MLSTVAVHGYRSLRDIVLPLGRLTVLTGANGTGKSSVYRALRLLSDCGRGEIVAALAREGGLQSALWAGAGTKQRTVELKLGYAADDFGYLVDLGLPQMAGSNSKFGRDPEIKREVVFAGPVPRSGATLVRRAGPLAQACADDSRGFDDLTRALPTYHSVLAEFAHPGQTPELAAVRDRLRAWRFYDGFRVDAEAPARRAAVGTRSPVLADDGHNFAAAVQTVLEAGYDDLPRAVAEAFPGASITTSVNDGYFDVELQQPGVLRPLRSAELSDGTLRFLLWATALCSPQPPSLMVLNEPETSLHPDLAQPLAGLIRGAAERTQVFVVTHSRRLLEHLGAQASVLELVKESGQTLVAGQGLLDAPPWQWGSR, encoded by the coding sequence ATGTTGTCGACCGTAGCCGTGCACGGCTACCGCTCCCTGCGCGACATCGTGCTGCCGTTGGGGCGCCTGACGGTGCTCACCGGGGCCAACGGGACGGGCAAGTCCTCGGTGTATCGGGCGCTCCGGTTGCTGTCGGATTGCGGGCGCGGAGAGATCGTCGCGGCGCTGGCCCGCGAGGGCGGGCTGCAATCCGCGCTGTGGGCCGGAGCCGGCACCAAGCAGCGGACCGTCGAACTCAAACTGGGTTATGCCGCTGATGATTTCGGCTATCTGGTCGACCTGGGCCTACCGCAGATGGCCGGCAGCAACTCCAAGTTCGGCCGCGACCCGGAGATCAAACGCGAGGTGGTGTTCGCCGGGCCGGTGCCCCGGTCCGGTGCGACGCTGGTGCGCCGCGCCGGTCCCCTGGCCCAGGCCTGTGCCGATGACAGCCGCGGGTTCGACGATCTGACCCGCGCCCTGCCCACCTATCACAGCGTGTTGGCCGAGTTCGCCCACCCCGGACAGACGCCGGAGTTGGCCGCCGTCCGAGATCGATTGCGCGCCTGGCGGTTCTACGACGGCTTTCGGGTCGACGCCGAGGCGCCCGCCCGACGCGCGGCGGTCGGCACCCGCAGTCCGGTCCTCGCCGACGACGGACACAACTTCGCCGCTGCCGTCCAGACCGTCCTGGAGGCCGGGTACGACGACCTGCCGCGAGCGGTCGCGGAGGCCTTTCCCGGGGCGAGCATCACCACGTCGGTCAACGACGGCTACTTCGACGTCGAACTGCAGCAACCCGGTGTGCTGCGCCCGCTGCGGTCGGCCGAATTGTCGGATGGCACACTGCGTTTCCTGCTGTGGGCGACGGCACTGTGCAGCCCGCAACCGCCGTCGCTGATGGTGCTGAACGAGCCCGAGACCTCGCTGCATCCGGACCTGGCCCAGCCACTGGCGGGCCTCATCCGCGGCGCGGCCGAACGCACGCAGGTCTTCGTGGTCACGCACTCGCGGCGGCTGCTCGAGCACCTCGGCGCGCAGGCCTCCGTGCTCGAACTGGTCAAGGAGTCGGGTCAGACTCTGGTAGCCGGTCAGGGACTGCTGGACGCTCCGCCGTGGCAGTGGGGGTCGCGCTGA
- a CDS encoding SDR family oxidoreductase, translated as MANTYGGKRCFITGAASGIGRALALRLAADGAELYLTDRDADGLESAVAEARALGARVPEYRALDISDYDAVAEFAADIHTSHPAMDIVLNVAGVSAWGTVDQLSHRQWRSMVDINLMGPIHVIETFIPPMMAAGRGGHLVNVSSAAGLVALPWHAAYSASKYGLRGLSEVLRFDLARHDIGVSVVVPGAVKTGLVQTVEIAGVDREDPKVSRWVKLFSGHAVSPEKAAAKILAGTAKNRYLIYTSGDIRAFYAFKRLAWLPYSVAMRRVNVLFTRALRPRPDWPTAALSATPTATAERPAVPDRLPESDPTP; from the coding sequence ATGGCGAACACATACGGGGGGAAGCGGTGTTTCATCACCGGCGCGGCCAGCGGAATCGGTCGCGCGCTGGCGTTACGGCTGGCCGCGGACGGCGCCGAACTCTATCTGACCGATCGCGACGCTGACGGCCTGGAAAGCGCCGTCGCCGAGGCGCGTGCGCTGGGTGCCCGGGTACCCGAATACCGCGCGTTGGACATCTCCGACTACGACGCGGTCGCCGAATTCGCCGCCGACATCCACACCAGCCATCCGGCGATGGACATCGTGCTCAACGTCGCCGGGGTCTCGGCGTGGGGCACCGTGGATCAGCTGAGCCACCGCCAGTGGCGCTCCATGGTCGACATCAACCTGATGGGGCCCATCCACGTGATCGAAACCTTCATCCCGCCGATGATGGCTGCCGGGCGCGGCGGCCACCTGGTCAACGTCTCCTCGGCGGCCGGCCTGGTCGCGCTGCCCTGGCACGCCGCCTACAGCGCCAGCAAGTACGGCCTGCGCGGGCTCTCGGAGGTGTTGCGGTTCGACCTGGCCCGCCACGACATCGGCGTGTCGGTGGTGGTGCCCGGGGCCGTCAAGACCGGGCTGGTGCAGACCGTCGAGATCGCCGGGGTGGACCGGGAGGATCCGAAGGTCAGCCGTTGGGTCAAACTGTTCAGCGGGCACGCGGTGTCGCCCGAGAAGGCCGCGGCCAAGATCCTCGCCGGGACGGCGAAGAACCGGTACCTGATCTATACCTCGGGAGATATCCGGGCGTTCTATGCCTTCAAGCGACTCGCGTGGCTGCCCTACAGCGTGGCCATGCGGCGGGTGAACGTGCTGTTCACGCGGGCGCTGCGACCGCGCCCCGACTGGCCCACCGCCGCGCTCAGCGCGACCCCCACTGCCACGGCGGAGCGTCCAGCAGTCCCTGACCGGCTACCAGAGTCTGACCCGACTCCTTGA
- a CDS encoding TetR/AcrR family transcriptional regulator, protein MSVEQRGKQSAVAEPARRRGDKQRQAIVDAVRELLEEKPFADLSVSAISDRAGVARSGFYFYFDSKYAVLAHILAEAAHELEELTHYFAPRGLEESPAEFARRMVGSAAAVFARNDPVMAACNVARSSDAEIRKVQDDQFSRVVDQIVAVVHKEIEGGTARPISNDLPALIRTLGATTVMTLSRDQRFLGPDGDIDRGVRVLEQLWLTCLWGGAAD, encoded by the coding sequence GTGAGTGTTGAGCAGCGGGGGAAACAGTCGGCGGTCGCGGAGCCCGCGCGCCGCCGCGGCGACAAGCAGCGGCAAGCCATCGTCGACGCCGTGCGCGAGTTGTTGGAGGAGAAGCCCTTCGCCGACCTGTCGGTGAGCGCGATCAGCGATCGCGCGGGGGTGGCGCGGTCTGGCTTCTACTTCTACTTCGATTCCAAGTACGCCGTACTGGCCCACATCCTCGCCGAGGCCGCGCACGAACTCGAGGAACTCACCCACTACTTCGCGCCGCGGGGCCTCGAAGAATCGCCCGCCGAGTTCGCCCGGCGGATGGTCGGATCGGCCGCCGCGGTGTTCGCGCGCAACGACCCCGTGATGGCGGCCTGCAATGTCGCCCGCAGCAGCGATGCCGAGATCCGCAAGGTGCAGGACGATCAGTTCTCCCGGGTGGTCGACCAGATCGTCGCCGTCGTCCACAAGGAAATCGAGGGCGGCACCGCCCGGCCGATCAGCAACGACCTCCCCGCGCTCATCCGGACCCTGGGCGCCACCACCGTGATGACGTTGTCGCGCGACCAGCGGTTCCTCGGCCCCGACGGCGACATCGACCGCGGCGTCCGGGTGCTTGAGCAATTGTGGCTCACCTGCTTGTGGGGCGGCGCCGCCGATTGA
- a CDS encoding cytochrome P450, whose product MSRATISTPHYLLDQAKRRLTPTPNTLPGMGALDKRLSEKEWDQFVFSTPPAGSDLKPIMGDAGLPVLGHMIEIFRRGPDFILERYRKYGPVHYSYSPALSAVMALGPDATQTVFSNRNKDYSQRAWDPVIGPFFEGGLMLLDFDEHMFHRRIMQDAFTRTRLTGYIPHIDSVASKVVANDWAADDPRFLFYPAVKELTLDIASEVFMGHPAGTDKELVTTINNAFTTTTRAGNAIVRKPVPPLKWWRGIQARKTLEEYFNSRIDEKRRTASTDMFSVLCHSADEDGQTFTDDQIVSHMIFLMMAAHDTSTSTMTTMAYHLAANPEWQERLREESERIGDGPLDIEALEKLETYDLVINEALRMMTPLPFNFRQAVRDTDLLGYFIPAGTNVVTWPSINHRLPELWTEPEKFDPERFSEPRSEHKKHRYAFAPFGGGAHKCIGMVFGQLEIKTVMHRLLRQYRLELASPTYRPRYDYGGMPVPIDGMPIVLRPLH is encoded by the coding sequence GTGTCCCGAGCGACGATCAGCACCCCGCACTACCTGCTCGACCAGGCGAAGCGTCGGCTGACCCCGACGCCGAACACGCTGCCCGGCATGGGCGCCCTCGACAAGCGCCTGTCGGAAAAGGAGTGGGACCAGTTCGTCTTCTCCACCCCGCCCGCCGGTAGCGACCTCAAGCCCATCATGGGCGACGCCGGGTTGCCGGTGCTCGGTCACATGATCGAGATCTTCCGCCGCGGCCCCGACTTCATCCTGGAGCGCTACCGCAAGTACGGGCCGGTGCATTACTCCTACTCGCCCGCGCTGTCGGCCGTGATGGCGCTGGGCCCCGACGCCACCCAGACGGTGTTCTCGAACCGCAACAAGGACTACTCGCAGCGCGCCTGGGACCCGGTGATCGGGCCGTTCTTCGAGGGTGGCCTGATGCTGCTCGACTTCGACGAGCACATGTTCCACCGCCGGATCATGCAGGACGCCTTCACCCGCACCCGGCTGACCGGCTACATCCCGCACATCGACTCGGTGGCCTCGAAGGTGGTGGCCAACGACTGGGCCGCCGACGACCCGCGGTTCCTGTTCTACCCGGCGGTCAAGGAACTGACCCTGGACATCGCCTCCGAGGTGTTCATGGGTCATCCGGCCGGCACCGACAAGGAACTCGTCACCACCATCAACAACGCGTTCACCACGACCACCCGCGCCGGCAACGCCATCGTGCGCAAGCCGGTGCCGCCGCTGAAGTGGTGGCGCGGCATCCAGGCCCGCAAGACCCTGGAGGAGTACTTCAACAGCCGGATCGACGAGAAACGGCGCACCGCAAGCACCGACATGTTCAGCGTGCTGTGTCACTCGGCCGACGAGGACGGTCAGACGTTCACCGACGACCAGATCGTCAGCCACATGATCTTCCTGATGATGGCCGCCCATGACACGTCCACCTCGACGATGACGACGATGGCCTACCACCTGGCCGCCAATCCCGAGTGGCAGGAGCGACTGCGCGAGGAGTCCGAGCGCATCGGCGACGGACCGTTGGACATCGAGGCGCTCGAGAAGCTGGAAACCTACGACCTGGTGATCAACGAGGCACTGCGGATGATGACCCCGCTGCCGTTCAACTTCCGCCAGGCCGTGCGCGACACCGACCTGCTGGGGTACTTCATCCCGGCCGGTACCAACGTGGTGACCTGGCCCTCGATCAACCACCGGCTGCCGGAATTGTGGACCGAGCCGGAGAAGTTCGATCCGGAGCGATTCTCCGAGCCGCGCTCCGAACACAAGAAGCACCGGTACGCCTTCGCCCCGTTCGGCGGCGGCGCGCACAAGTGCATCGGCATGGTGTTCGGCCAGCTCGAGATCAAGACCGTGATGCACCGGTTGCTGCGTCAGTACCGGTTGGAGCTGGCCAGCCCGACCTACCGGCCGCGTTACGACTACGGCGGCATGCCGGTGCCGATCGACGGTATGCCGATCGTGCTGCGCCCGCTGCACTGA
- a CDS encoding homocitrate synthase — protein sequence MPLPTSTTTPPSSIVDTALPRGLRDRTAGMSWEAVLAAHGPTVGPLRLGGWKSSESRHQGRRPWLGHRKFQATLAIGDRICTASVAAGGPVAALTEMLYENGFPVEMLEFHQRDTGTHTVTFVHGSNGLRDEWAVGWDSDATQSALRAVVACANRVCA from the coding sequence ATGCCTTTGCCCACCAGCACCACCACACCACCGTCGAGCATCGTGGACACGGCCCTGCCGCGCGGCCTGCGCGACCGCACCGCGGGCATGTCCTGGGAGGCGGTCCTGGCCGCCCACGGCCCCACCGTCGGACCCCTGCGGTTGGGCGGTTGGAAGTCCTCCGAATCCCGGCACCAGGGCCGCCGCCCGTGGCTGGGGCATCGAAAATTCCAGGCCACCTTGGCAATTGGGGATCGCATCTGCACTGCGTCGGTGGCCGCCGGCGGTCCGGTGGCCGCGCTGACCGAGATGCTCTACGAAAACGGCTTCCCCGTCGAGATGCTCGAGTTCCACCAGCGCGACACGGGCACGCACACCGTCACCTTCGTGCACGGCAGCAACGGTCTGCGCGACGAGTGGGCGGTGGGTTGGGACTCCGACGCCACCCAGTCGGCGCTGCGAGCAGTGGTCGCCTGCGCCAACCGGGTGTGCGCGTGA